Proteins encoded together in one Myxocyprinus asiaticus isolate MX2 ecotype Aquarium Trade chromosome 9, UBuf_Myxa_2, whole genome shotgun sequence window:
- the LOC127445863 gene encoding cytohesin-interacting protein-like, which yields MTASVQYIRKLLGKGSCATNNLFNTGHKTQKSTNDHKATKNKDESHTRNIQQPRDNREHCIWKSVILRRKENETFGFDIQTSSDEGTVSSEQDLGACVCWVKENSIAESCGLIKGDAIVTVNSVHTAGFTCQQIKDLIQKSCLLKMEFIRGATVKHRQLFGKLYLLQRQLTEKHEELQTLITQEVRLQGGATEGIQKPPNILQDPLIPSADGTD from the exons ATGACAGCATCTGTACAATACATCAGAAAACTGTTGGGAAAGGGCAGCTGCGCGACAAATAACTTGTTTAACACTGGACACAAAACACAGAAGAGCACGAATGACCACAAAGCAAccaaaaacaaagatgaaagtcatacacgaAAC ATACAGCAGCCCAGAGACAATAGAGAGCATTGCATATG GAAAAGTGTCATTTtaagaagaaaagaaaatgaaactttTGGGTTTGACATCCAG ACAAGCAGTGATGAGGGGACGGTCAGCTCAGAGCAGGATTTGGGCGCATGTGTGTGTTGGGTGAAAGAGAACAGTATCGCAGAGAGTTGTGGGTTAATAAAAG GTGATGCTATTGTCACAGTCAACAGTGTGCACACCGCAGGATTCACTTGTCAGCAGATCAAGGATCTGATTCAAAAGTCCTGCCTCTTAAA GATGGAGTTTATCAGGGGTGCTACAGTAAAACATAGACAACTGTTTGGGAAGCTGTATCTCCTGCAG CGACAGCTTACAGAGAAACATGAAGAGCTTCAGACACTTATCACACAGGAAGTGCGTCTGCAAGGAG GTGCCACGGAAGGCATCCAGAAACCCCCTAACATCCTACAGGATCCCCTGATACCCTCTGCTGATGGTACTGATTGA